A window of the Labrus mixtus chromosome 8, fLabMix1.1, whole genome shotgun sequence genome harbors these coding sequences:
- the LOC132978973 gene encoding mitochondrial import inner membrane translocase subunit TIM44-like — protein MAASVCRCYELVGRRALALCSRPLVSSVWRGDAYRIHGSPAAAVQVRYSSGRKGFLGEFVDGLRQEFSKNQEMKENIKKFREEAKRLEESDALQQARKKYKTIEAETVKTSEVFKKTFGSLSDTVKEGLEEVSRTDIGKKIKEGVEEAARTAMHSAESVSKGGEKLGKTGAFRAISQSVETMKKEIDDGDAGPYRAPSQLRKRSDYSSKGGQNDSRVFEANEEDMGVVLHKDSKWSQQWKDFKDNNMVFNRFFEMKMKYDESDNALIKASRAMTDRVTDFLGGLFSKTEMSEVLTEIVKADPNFDKDSFLKQCEKDIIPNILEAMIRGELDVLKDWCYEATYSQLAHPIQQARALGLLFQSKVLDIDNIDLAMGKMMDQGPVLIITFQAQVVMVIRSPKGDIVEGDPGKVMRMMYVWALCRDQEELNPNAAWRLLDISASSTEQVL, from the exons ATGGCAGCCTCCGTGTGTCGGTGCTACGAG CTGGTGGGCAGACGCGCCTTGGCCCTTTGCTCTCGGCCTCTGGTGTCTTCAGTTTGGAGAGGAGATGCCTACAGGATACATGGCAGCCCAGCTGCAGCCGTGCAG GTGCGATATTCTTCAGGACGCAAAGGTTTCCTGGGAGAGTTTGTGGACGGCCTGCGCCAGGAGTTCAGTAAGAATCAGGAGATGAAAGAGAACATTAAGAAGTTCAGAGAAGAGGCCAAGAGACTCGAGGAGTCCGATGCTCTCCAACAAGCCCGCAAGAAATAT AAAACCATAGAGGCTGAGACAGTGAAGACCTCAGAGGTGTTTAAGAAGACATTTGGCTCCCTGTCAGACACCGTCAAGGAG GGTCTAGAGGAGGTGAGTCGTACTGACATCGGAAAGAAGATAAAGGAAGGCGTGGAGGAGGCAGCGAGGACAGCCATGCACTCGGCTGAGTCTGTGTCTAAAGGAGGAGAGAAACTGGGCAAAACTGGTGCATTCAGGGCCATCTCACAG AGTGTGGAGACCATGAAGAAGGAGATAGATGATGGGGATGCCGGCCCTTACAGAGCTCCCTCTCAGCTGAGAAAAAGAAGTGACTACTCTTCAAAAGGAGGCCAAAATGACTCCAGAGTATTCGAGGCCAATGA AGAGGATATGGGTGTGGTTCTCCATAAGGATTCAAAGTGGTCCCAGCAGTGGAAGGACTTCAAGGACAATAACATGGTCTTTAACA GGTTCTTTGAGATGAAGATGAAGTATGATGAAAGTGACAATGCCCTCATCAAGGCGTCCAGAGCTATGACTGACAGAGTCACCGACTTCCTGG GTGGTCTTTTTTCCAAGACAGAAATGTCTGAGGTGCTTACAGAGATCGTGAAGGCAGACCCCAACTTTGACAAAGACTCCTTTCTCAAACAGTGTGAAAAAGACATCATCCCTAACATCCTGGAG GCTATGATCCGTGGAGAGCTGGATGTTTTAAAGGACTGGTGCTATGAAGCT ACCTACAGTCAGCTGGCTCACCCCATCCAGCAAGCCAGAGCGCTCGGGCTCCTCTTCCAGTCCAAAGTCCTTGACATTGATAACATCGAT CTCGCAATGGGTAAGATGATGGACCAGGGCCCTGTGCTCATCATCACCTTCCAGGCTcaggttgtcatggtgatcCGCAGCCCAAAAGGAGACATAGTGGAGGGAGATCCG GGTAAGGTGATGAGGATGATGTATGTTTGGGCGTTGTGTCGTGACCAGGAGGAGCTGAACCCCAACGCAGCCTGGAGACTTTTGGACATCTCGGCGTCCAGCACGGAGCAGGTTCTctag
- the LOC132978990 gene encoding E3 ubiquitin-protein ligase MARCHF2-like: MSSSGCCHLPGSLCDYSGNAESDASKDLEESDSNTQAQYIAKVTAKDGRPLSTVVKAVSLQSDVGMCRICHEGAGGETLLSPCDCTGTLGKVHKSCLEKWLSSSNTSYCELCHTEFTIERRPQPLTQWLKDPGPRSEKRTLLCDMACFLLITPLAAISGWLCLRGAQDHLQLKSRLEAVGLIALTIALFTIYILWTLVSFRYHCQLYSEWRRTNQKVRLLMPDMKGAHTTQRSVPTKSTKKMTDETIV; encoded by the exons ATGTCTTCATCAGGATGCTGCCACCTACCCGGCTCCCTTTGTGATTACTCGGGGAACGCTGAATCTGATGCCTCCAAGGATTTGGAGGAGTCTGATTCTAACACACAAGCCCAATATATTGCCAAGGTGACGGCAAAAGATGGCCGCCCACTCTCCACCGTCGTCAAAGCGGTGAGCCTGCAGAG CGATGTGGGCATGTGTCGGATTTGTCATGAGGGAGCTGGAGGGGAGACTCTGCTCTCACCCTGTGACTGCACCGGCACACTGGGAAAAGTGCACAAGAGCTGCTTGGAGAAGTGGCTGTCCTCCTCCAACACCAGCTACTGTGAACTCTGTCACACAGAATTCACTATTGAACGACGACCACAACCACTCACACAG TGGCTGAAGGACCCGGGCCCTCGCAGTGAGAAGCGCACCCTGCTCTGTGACATGGCCTGCTTCCTGCTCATCACCCCACTGGCCGCCATCTCTGGCTGGCTGTGTCTGAGGGGCGCCCAGGACCACCTGCAGCTGAAGAGCAGACTGGAGGCTGTGGGCCTCATTGCGCTCACCATCGCCCTCTTCACCATCTACATCCTCTGGACACTG GTGTCATTTCGGTATCACTGTCAGTTGTACTCGGAGTGGAGGAGGACCAATCAGAAAGTGCGCCTGCTCATGCCCGACATGAAAGGAGCACACACCACCCAACGATCTGTGCCGACCAAGTCGACCAAGAAAATGACTGACGAGACCATCGTATGA
- the LOC132978991 gene encoding ras-related protein Rab-11B gives MGNRDDEYDFLFKVVLIGDSGVGKSNLLSRFTRNEFNLESKSTIGVEFATRSIQVDGKTIKAQIWDTAGQERYRAITSAYYRGAVGALLVYDIAKHLTYENVERWLKELRDHADNNIVIMLVGNKSDLRHLRAVPTDEARAFAEKNSLSFIETSALDSTNVEEAFKNILTEIYRIVSQKQIAERSAHDESPGNNVVDISVPPTTDGQRGSKLQCCQNL, from the exons ATGGGGAACCGAGACGATGAATACGATTTCTTgttcaaag TTGTGTTAATCGGGGACTCAGGCGTAGGGAAGAGCAACCTGCTCTCTCGATTCACACGGAATGAGTTCAACCTAGAGAGCAAGAGCACCATCGGGGTGGAGTTCGCCACGCGCAGCATCCAGGTGGACGGCAAGACGATAAAGGCTCAGATCTGGGATACAGCCGGACAGGAGCGCTACAGAGCCATCACCTCAGC ATACTACAGAGGAGCGGTGGGGGCGCTCTTAGTGTATGACATAGCCAAACACTTGACTTATGAGAATGTGGAGCgctggctgaaggagctgaggGACCACGCCGACAACAACATCGTCATCATGCTGGTGGGAAACAAGAGCGACCTGCGCCACCTCAGGGCCGTGCCCACAGACGAGGCCCGGGCCTTCGCAG AGAAGAACAGTCTGTCATTCATAGAAACTTCAGCCTTGGACTCAACAAACGTTGAAGAAGCCTTTAAGAATATCCTCACAG aaatctaCCGCATCGTCTCGCAGAAACAGATCGCTGAGCGGTCTGCACACGACGAGTCCCCGGGAAACAACGTGGTGGACATCAGCGTGCCCCCCACCACAGACGGCCAGAGGGGGAGCAAACTGCAGTGCTGTCAGAACCTGTAA